In the Sinorhizobium arboris LMG 14919 genome, one interval contains:
- a CDS encoding efflux RND transporter periplasmic adaptor subunit: MAKKLLPLVGACAAMIMSVLVSASAEEAAKPQQKQAPPSIVVTQATERAITDRVIATGSIEAVDEIYVSPLVDGLAIRSLNVDVGDRVEQGSTLAVLNDDALLLQKSQLEANLAKAEASLAQLHAQLAEVTANSEEATRVANRAVQLSENGTVSTAEADRLKALAAAGRARVRSAEQSVSVATADIKVVKAQIDDVDLRLARTAVKAPVSGVVSRKNAKIGAIASGSGEPLFAIIRDGEIEMWADVAESDVIKLAVGQTATVKLAGSTTTIEGKIRLIAPTVDPQTRLGTVRISLTDASKARAGMYASAVIVAEQKETVVLPQTAVTSEDGKSIVRKVEDGVVRLVPVKTGIQDGQFIEILSGIEPGEQAVAKAGAYVRDGDRINPVESAEPATN, translated from the coding sequence ATGGCTAAAAAACTCCTGCCTCTCGTCGGCGCTTGTGCAGCGATGATCATGTCCGTGCTTGTCAGCGCCTCGGCCGAGGAGGCTGCCAAGCCCCAGCAAAAGCAGGCGCCGCCATCCATCGTCGTGACCCAGGCGACAGAGCGTGCGATCACTGACCGCGTCATTGCCACCGGTTCGATCGAGGCGGTGGACGAAATCTACGTCTCTCCGCTGGTGGATGGCCTTGCCATCCGGTCGCTCAATGTCGACGTCGGCGACCGGGTGGAACAAGGCAGCACGCTCGCCGTACTCAATGACGACGCGCTGCTCCTGCAGAAGAGCCAGCTCGAGGCCAATCTCGCAAAGGCCGAAGCGTCGCTTGCCCAGCTGCACGCCCAGCTCGCCGAAGTGACGGCCAATTCCGAGGAGGCGACGCGTGTCGCAAATCGTGCGGTTCAGCTCTCGGAAAACGGTACCGTGTCGACGGCCGAGGCCGACCGCTTGAAAGCGCTTGCCGCGGCGGGCCGCGCTCGCGTCCGCTCGGCCGAGCAGTCGGTGAGCGTCGCAACGGCAGATATCAAGGTGGTGAAGGCCCAGATCGACGACGTCGACCTGCGTCTCGCACGGACCGCCGTGAAGGCGCCGGTCAGCGGCGTCGTCTCGCGAAAGAACGCCAAGATCGGTGCGATCGCCAGCGGCAGCGGCGAGCCGCTGTTCGCGATCATTCGCGACGGCGAAATCGAGATGTGGGCCGATGTCGCCGAATCCGATGTCATCAAGCTTGCCGTGGGGCAGACGGCCACGGTCAAGCTTGCCGGCAGTACCACCACGATCGAAGGGAAGATCCGGTTGATCGCGCCCACTGTCGACCCGCAGACGCGGCTCGGCACGGTGCGTATCAGCCTGACCGACGCATCCAAGGCGCGCGCAGGCATGTATGCCAGCGCAGTGATCGTAGCGGAGCAGAAGGAAACGGTGGTTTTGCCGCAAACGGCCGTTACATCGGAAGACGGCAAGTCCATCGTCCGCAAGGTAGAGGACGGCGTCGTGCGCCTGGTACCTGTCAAAACTGGTATCCAGGACGGACAATTCATCGAAATACTCTCCGGTATCGAACCGGGCGAGCAGGCGGTGGCGAAAGCCGGTGCCTATGTGCGCGATGGCGACCGTATCAATCCGGTCGAGTCCGCCGAACCGGCAACCAACTGA